The Carassius auratus strain Wakin chromosome 27, ASM336829v1, whole genome shotgun sequence genome includes a region encoding these proteins:
- the LOC113046436 gene encoding sorting nexin-16, with translation MFYQNLSPDVVRKGNAMEYYSNGFCRESSEERTLKVTLLGYKVMEEKTKFTVYKILVKRAPEESWHIFRRYTDFSRLHDKLKEAFPSFNFTLPPKRWFKNFSAEFLEERQLGLQNFLQSLSAHKEVRISEAVREFLCLDDPPTAFDDIRERWAFCETPGGTSGCLQRDLMDEERETESLRNVLLHKELQISQPERTKNGMYRTQEKLNREPRDVLTAQEYKEVERDALRRPNKCSELGFIRTHGACWCGSANESPEKHSSKKPIK, from the exons ATGTTTTACCAGAACCTCAGTCCGGATGTTGTAAGGAAAGGGAACGCGATGGAGTATTACAGCAATGGATTTTGCAGAGAAAGCAGTGAAGAAAGGACACTCAAGGTCACCTTGCTTGGATATAAGGTCATGGAGGAAAAGACCAAGTTTACA GTCTACAAGATCTTAGTGAAGCGTGCACCAGAAGAGAGCTGGCACATTTTTAGACGATACACAGACTTTTCTCGGCTACATGACAAG ctGAAGGAGGCCTTTCCTTCGTTTAACTTTACCCTACCACCCAAGCGTTGGTTCAAGAACTTCAGCGCTGAATTTCTAGAAGAGAGACAACTGGGCCTTCAAAACTTTCTCCAAAGCCTGAGTGCTCATAAAGAAGTGAGAATTAG TGAGGCAGTCAGAGAATTCCTATGTCTGGATGACCCACCCACTGCTTTCGACGATATTAGAGAGAGATGG GCCTTCTGTGAGACACCGGGAGGGACCAGCGGTTGCCTTCAAAGAGACTTAatggatgaagagagagagactgagtccCTGAGAAATGTCCTGCTGCACAAAGAACTTCAAATTAGCCAGCCGGAGCGAACAAAGAA TGGCATGTATCGAACCCAAGAGAAGCTGAACAGAGAGCCCAGAGACGTTTTAACAGCACAGGAATATAAAGAAGTGGAGAGAGATGCCCTCAGGAGACCAAATAAATG TTCTGAACTGGGGTTCATAAGGACTCATGGAGCGTGCTGGTGCGGATCAGCAAATGAAAGTCCAGAAAAGCACAGTTCCAAGAAAcccatcaaataa